The window TTATAGGATGAATCTTCGAATCTAAAATATCCGATATAATTGCTGTTAAGGAAGAAGTCAATGTGTGCGTATGAATgaaagacaaaggagatgattgtggactttaggagacggcaggtggaggagcacgcacccctgcatatcaacggttctgcagtggaaatggtcagctgcttcaggttcctcggggtcaacatcagtaactacctcacctggtctgctcacacagacaaggtggtcaaagcggcctggaagcgcctcttcttcctgaggagactgaagaagtttagcatggattcagtcatcctcaccaatttctacagatgcatcctgactgggtgcatcacagtgtggtattggagctgcacagccaaggaccgcaaggccctacgtcagtggtcaccaacctttttgagcccaagatccccgacctccgccttcatggccggcaagatctacctattgaggcgttgagagaaaacgactgtccagactggacttatgactttttatttggcctaattgtcattttggtccagcgttcaaattgatatgaccaggaacacagaatttaagtgtaatataacaagtacgatatttgttaaccgcacacaacatgaacaagaaaaaacacatttgcaatgagcagctggatgaactaccaatataaatgttgtatttatttacatttcgttgcctctgtacctgtactctagcaatgacaataaattgaatccaatccaattacaacacaacactgacaacatgatcagtcagtggaACTCATGTaaattcagctctcatcataatgccatcaagccatgtgactccagtcagtgcatggctgtgactgaactctgagcttgtagttagttcataatcacagacagccagtctgaggcagtctgtgagctgtctgtcagtcatccagctcctggtctttgatttggtgattttctcaactccactgacgagtttttcggggccaaattggtattcatgaaagttttctcatctgggattggttctgaactcagaccgttggtgattacgttcacatcagctgtacagacatcctcagatttaaataattttcaaaataataaatatgagaatcaccatttgtgactcctgcatctgtcccttttcaaataatagaataaatacaattgcaatcactttcaagtaaaccagattgctctatcagacaagaaaaaaagctcaatgttgagcttttgttttgaaggacaatagcagaaaagcccaactcacggaggtaagacctggcaagtcgccaagaatctccgctgtcgcgcatgcgcaggcgtaacctatTAATGCCGTagcgtaaacatgtacacgaaggtacaggcatttcaacatttatttattgatgacttagttttatgtcggtgtactttgagcttgtgtaatatgtgaagttatcaataaaggtctttctgcatttccccctgcgccccacctgtagtggtacgttcccctctttcggggcgcacagctgacaacacggctgtgtaagcgaacccgttttcaggcgttcatgaatcaggcagagatcttttctgacgtcgatcttccagtcagaaagaaaacatttcagaagacacttcagaaattgttcgaaaacaaggaacaatgtgtttctgaatttattttcattttattttggagatcgacagggaacgtctccgagatcgaccggtcgatctcgatctacgggttggcgaccactgcccTACgtagtgtggtcaggactgcggagttcatcatcggtagggagctcccagccctgcaggacacataccacacacgatgcctcaggaaaactggcaggatcctaaaggactgccatcatccagccttcagactgttcaccccgctgccttctggaaggcggtaccgtagtatccggtctcgcacacagagactggagaacagtttcttcccgagagccatcaggctgctaaatggacaTTGACAGActatcgacacttttgcactcgtcactttacatacactgtcactttcagccttgtactttcactttttattgcactacctgctttcactacctgctactcccatttgtctgtagtttagtttattatatgttactatatgtgtattatatgttatatgtatatgttagtattatgttcagagtacttgaacagagtgtatgtcatgttatgttatattatgttatgctatggtagttgttgtgtggtgccttgtcctaagaatttcagtgcccagtctgaccctgtgtcattctgtgcatctgacaataaaagacttgtaacttgtaacttGAATGGTGAACCGGAGAGAAGAATGAGTATTCTCTTGAGTTTGAGTGCTGTAATCTCCAACTATCGCCAAGACCACAATCGCTCATGGACTGTTCTATTATTTCTGTGGGTTGCCAGGtacgtttattatttttaatattagaTCGGTCTACTGTATTAAAATCGACTCCTAATATGACTTGACAGATGCAAATGTTTGAGAGGGATGAAAACAAACTTATGAAAAAAGGATGGATCATCAGAATTTGGGCCATAAACATTACAGATTGTGACTGGACTATTGTTGATGGATATGTTAATAATGATAAACTGGCCTTCTGGGTCAGTGACAGTGGAGTTGTGGATAAATGAAACTGTCTCGTTAATTAAAATACAGACCcctctttgttttgtgttgtagtGGACTGAGAATGAATCAGTGAATTGTGTTGATTGAAATGTGTTGTGGTCTGATTCTGAGAGGTGTGTTTCTTGTACTAAGCATATATCTGCTTGCAGTTTAGCCAGATGATTCAgaacttttatatttttttgcttGAGAACCAACTTCACGAATATTCCAGTTTAAGAATTTGAGAGAAGACATGTTGATTGAGTTACGATAGACTGAGCAttaatgttggtgtgtgtgtgtgtgtgtgtgtaaatgacaCAGCAGTATCAGCAGACACTGAATCAGAGAAGAACAAACATTTGAACGTGAAAACAACAAAGTAAGTAACATATTACACATAACAGAAATACAAGGCAATGTGTGAACCAGATCGGGGTTCATCCTGTCAGGTACAGTACGATGGTTTGTTTCATAGCTTTGTTGTCACCGGTAACGGATGTGAGCTGGGTGGTTATCATATTGACAGAGTGATTTAGTGACTTGTTTTCCACAGTAAGAGTGTCGATTTGGTTCTGACTGAATTCCAGACTGTGGCGCAGAGCCTGGAATTCCCAGTGTAATACTTCGATAAGCGCAAGTCtggaaagtttattttcaatggaCATTCGTATGTCGCTTACCTCAGAGCAGCTGGGGGGTTGGGTGAAGTGGATGGATTTGTACCTGGGCAGGTACGGGGTCTTTTGCTGTATGAAATGGGAGTCTTTTCGGGATCGCTTTCGGGTTCGcttaatacaataagtaataccattagtaatacaataagtaataccatcagcaatacaataagtaatatcatcagtaatagaagaagtaataccatcagcaatacaataagtaataccatcagtaatacaataagtaatactataggtaataccatcagtaatactataagtattactataagtaatacaattagtaataccatcagtaatgcAATacgtaatacaataagtaatagcatcagtaatacaataagtaataccatcagcaatacaataagtaataccatcagtaatacaataagtaatactataggtaataccatcagtaatactataagtattactataagtaatacaattagtaataccatcagtaatgcAATacgtaatacaataagtaatagcATCAGTATTACCATCAGTAATACAagaagtaataccatcagtaagaCCATAAGTATAACTAAAGGTAATACaatcagtaataccataagtattattgccctagcatccaacaccactgtaaagaatcttggcgttatctttgatcgggacttgtcctttaactcccacgtaaagcaaatctcaaggactgcattctttcatcaacgtaatatttcaaaaatcaggcacatcttgtctcaaaaagatgcagaaaaattggttcacgcgttcgttacttcgagactagattactgcaactccttattagcaggctgctctaataagtctcttaggtccctccagttgatccagaatgctgcagctcgtattctcactaaaactaagaaaagagatcacatcactcctgcacgagctgctctgcactggctcccagtaaaatcaagaatcacttttaaaattcttctcttaacctacaaagccttgattggtgatgcaccatcatatcttaaggagcttgtagtaccatattgccccactagagagctacgctcactaaatgcgggactacttgtagttcctagagtcttaaaaagtagaatgggagccagagccttcagttatcaataccatcagtaatacaataagtaatactataagtaacaccataagtattactataagtaatactataagtaataccatcagttatacaataagtaataccatcagtaatactgtcattaataccatcagtaataccattactaatacaataagtaatatcATCAGTAAGACTATAAGTATTACTATTGGTAATACCATCAGTCATACAATatgtaataccatcagtaatactataagtattactataagtaataccatcagcaatacaataagtaataccataagtaataccatcagtaatactgtaattaataccatcagtaataccattagtaatacaataagtaataccatcagttataccataagtaacaccataagtattACCATAAGTTATACAATAAGTTATACTAAaactaataccataagtaataatgttattactgGTGTCGTATATTTCAATCGACAGTGATGTTGAAGAATGATGATGAAGGAATCTCCACGGACACTGTTCTTTGCTGATATAATGCAGTTTATTACAGAGAGTAGAAACATGTCAAAAATCAGGCGTTCTAGAATAGCCCAGATACATTTAATATTCGAATCAGAAAAGTCCGTGGACTGATGTGAGTTAAACCTTTCATAGGGAGCATAAGGAGGGCGTACTCGCCACTCACTTGGGACAGGATAATGTCGTTTCATGGAGACCTCTAAACGAGAAACATATGCTCCAGTGATAGGACAAAGACATTCTTTAaattgttagttttgcttaTGAAACTAGAATTTGTTGCTGCAAATCAAACATATTTGCTCTAAAACAAAAAACCTTCGCTCCCAAAACAAAAAGCTATGAATTGAGTTTGGAGGTTGTGGGCAGGGCATACTCTATTGAATGAGTGAGGGGTTAGTGTTAGCAAGCTATACTGGAGACATTCTTTATTGGcaataaaacacatacaaaacaaATAGTGAACTTAAAGAAAACATGGTGAATATAATCTAAGACAATTACTATccaaacaaataaagccagctcaACATGTATGTACTTTCCCAACTCCCCACAAACATTCAGACATGTTTACCTATGAGAGTATCCTGTGTTGCTATGAGGATTATCCAGTCCTTTGCGTCTATTATTCAACGCAGGTATACAGCAGGTGGCGTAGTTTACCCATTTAGTGGGATTTTACTTTTTCAACTATGTTACACACGTGTCTGCAAAGATTAatgtgtaaaagatgttttacagactgagctgCTGAAAGGTTTCTCACCCGTGTGACTGTGTTGACATGTGTGACTTCAGACTTGAATTGCTCTTAAAGCTTTtcttacagactgagcagctgaaaggtttctctcctctaTGAGTCATCATATGTTTCTTTAAATCTCCTCTCCGTGTAAAAGACATTTTACActgtgagcagctgaaaggtttctctcctctaTGAGTCATCATGTGTATCTTTAAAGCTCCCCTCcgtgtaaaatatgttttacactctgagcagctgaaaggtttctctcctgtgtgagttatcATGTGTAACTTAAGATCTCCCTTCCGTGTAAAAggtgttttacagactgagcagctgaaaggtttctctcctgtatgagttaacatgtgactgtTTAACTGTTGCTTCAGTACAAAAGTTTtcttacagactgagcagctgaaaggtttctctcctgtatgagttaacatgtgaatgTTTAACTGTTGCTTCAGTACAAACGTTTTAtcacagactgagcagctgaaaggtttctctcctgtgtggagtctcatgtgtctcttcatagTTCCCTTTTGATTAAAGCTTTTATCACAaattgagcagctgaaaggtttctctcctgtgtgactcATCATGTGACATTTCAGACTTGACTTGCACATAAAGCTTCGATCACAGACTAAGCAGCTGaagggtttctctcctgtgtgaattAACATGTGAACCTTTAAAGTATCCCTCCGTGTAAAATATTCTTTACActgtgagcagctgaaaggtttctctcctgtgtgaatcAACATATGATTATTCAAATGACCTCTCCGTGTAAAAGATTTCTTACactctgagcagctgaaaggtttctctcctgtgtgaattCTCAAGTGTCTCTTCAAATCTCCCATGAGgtgaaatcttttcccacaataaGAGCAGGTTAATGTTTTCTCActagaactacattttgaatcactgacaTGAACTTCATCATTATTCAACGAGTTTAAACCGgattgaggttctctggtcttcttccaatcaacagagtcatcagtaTCTGTTTCAGAAAAGTCTCCAGTCTCCTCATCAGTATCTGGACGTCTATCTGGATTTGAGTTCCTGGCAGGTTCTGGTCCTTCACAATTCTCTCCATCAGCTTCTGTTTCCATCTGTTCggtttgtctttgatgaagctgtgTTGACTGAGCTTCATCTTCATCGTATTCCCTCTTCacagtgaatgagaacttgagaccagcctcctccagacctTGAAGCTGGTCTCCGTCCTGACTGGTCCAgacttcctcctgttcctctttaatgtgggggggctccgagtcctcctggttctctttaatgtgggggagctctgggtcctcctgttcctctttaacagGTGGGGGCTGTGggtcctcttgttcctctttaatgtgggggagCTCTGGGTCcttctgttcctctttaacATGTGCGGGCACTGGGTCCTCCTGATCCTCTTTCATTTCcaggggctctgggtcctcctgtggtacagtaaaaaatacaacaacTACATGAGATGTTGTACAGTAAAGAGCACGATATCTACCTCTGAGATGTACTTTACTAAAAATAACAATATGTACCTGTGTAATGCGCTTcattaaaaagtacaatatataCCTCTAagacaggggtgtcaaactcattttcacagtGGGCCGCATctgcctcatggctgccctcaaagggccagttgtcactaacacggtataattctaactactccagaatatattgttaaataactgtctttgcatttgtttattgtttatgtatgtgcacttatataaatgtataactatatatgcaaatgtctgggcagtggttctccactggtctggctttgggacgcactatcacccctgaatgacaagctgagacctaaatcgagggacatttttaacttctcaaattcaattcaattcagtttatttgtagagcccaatttcacaaattataaatttgtctcggagtttacaatctgtacacatagacatccctgtcccaaaacctcacatcggatcaggaaaaactcccaaataacccttcaggggggaaaaagggaagaaaccttcaggagagcaacagaggaggatccctctccaggatggacaggtgcaatagatgtaatgtgtacagaaggacagatttagagtagtcacgaggaccctaataatatacaataatacaCAATCTAATTTAAACCCGAGCTACGCTTCCGGCCACCGATAGTCTTACCGGTACGGCACTTTAAGTGCTGAAAGGATTATAAACAAACAGGTTTACCCTTTACTGCCGTACATAGAAATGGCAATCATTATATTCGCTTAGATATTGTACAGTAAAATAGACAACTACCTGAGATGTGGTCCAGTAAaacatacaatatgtaccttGAAGATGTACAGTAACACGTataatatgtacctctgatgtacaGTACAATTTAGAAtaattggtaatccaatcaaaagacgtgcacgcactacgcctgctagctgctcctgtgccggttccggggccagctagctggcctacaggagccaactctaaagctgattggttgacacaacatttccattcccattcactttaagctaccagcgcccgcaatgttgattctgaaggcctaagggcagattttagccccctggcaacacacgatggctgaatatgattggataaaagatctaacatgaagaacagccctccaaatctcaacctggggctggaagcagtgcaaccaagaggaaagctatgaaatgaagagtataactcttattctggggaataattgaatacatatttgtgggaacatttatttaaaaaaaatatatatattccgtcagggccagcagagaaggccttgctggccctgacggcccaccactgatatatgttatatacatacatatttgtatatatatgcgtgtatatttataaatatatatactcgggctgtcagcgttaacgcattaatctatgcgattaatttggccgcgttaacgcactaaaatattttaacgcaattaacgcaactttgtttacttccggtgttcgttgaagtttttacactcaaaccgagtgtcaaactgcggcagtacggtttaacactgtttccgtttttaaaacaattatttctccgcgaaaataaggagcagaaatcagtttaaactcgtggatgaatcagtcgggtttcctcctccgctctttcctcccgtctccccctctgatacacagaggaaggaaggggcgacgtgtcgggtgacgcggcgcggaaataagtcgtcacacgaaaccttcaacgtgattggtcaatccgtttgtctgtcaacattttggggaaaaaacaaccaatgaacactcagtaaatcacaaaggacctcccacctcacaggtgaggctctatagcagcctgtcagtcagagagcagagaacacggcgcgaggacaatgagcctcattgaatagagatgagattgttctggaatgtttgatgtataacacacatgggtatgtgtcatatgaaaacgcctttaaaaggtgaatttttttttttgtaaaatgtataaaatgagcccagcctccagagggttaacgtgacatatgtgaatgtcagtcagtttaccaaggccactggttctgctgttcagtgttaaagatgacaggaccaatggggtctcaatatatttttttttttactaatctgatgtttcactgaagaaacaatttatcatccacaatattaaatacctcgctggcactttataggtaggagcctctttgaaaacacagctctgtgtgaagtttggtctttaaaaagaatgaacttttaacttttaattgcgattaatcgcgatgaatgaatttcaaaatgtgcgattaattagttaattttttttaatcgattgacagccctaatatatacacatatatatatatatatattaaggatgcaccgatctgatcggcgccgatccatatcggccgatattcccattatcggttttgatcagcgttctcaaaacggccgatcaaaacggccgatcagatgacgtaacatctgcgagaaaaactatcagagacgtttcaattgccgcgcaccgcaacagagacgatgcgcccggcgagggccgcagagtgagaggtccacgaggggatcctcacgcaccgagcggcgtccccgttccccgagttgaatcactgggtcagcTCAgctgacactcacatgtctgagctcctacagactgatgttcacggtaaacgcattcgatcgggagcgcgcgagggttttgataaagttagcggaaggatttaagtgacaacatccggttttgcaaagttagcggaaagaaccacgtgaaacaacatccgtttatcaaaataagatgtcgacaaatcatacactagcatataaaagtaaacaatgaactgattttgtatctttatagatcgtttctgagatttagcttaaattatgctaacattaaaacatttttactgtaccaaggaagtttataaaaataagtcagacttttgtatgttaagaaaagttctgtaaatagatttccccaagagttccaggaaatgaatgatgcagatgtgttccatacatatctgaaatcccctataatagcaatcaaactattttaatgtataaataaggacatttttcaaagaaaaagtcctaaatgtttaaagaaatcagtaatttctttcatgtttgagttgctttatatatgtatttcctcatagtcctaggcaataatgctacacaataaatagaatgcttcaatcgatactgtgatcggtgatcggcattatcggatcggcaggaactgatttcagtgatcggtgatcggcaccaaaaacctgatcggtgcatctctaatatatatagttatattacacatgtaattgcaaacaattcggtcaaaatgtaaaaagataccactatagttcaacgttaaagtttaattaaaacataaagTTCTGAATCTTAACCTTCAGTCAAACTGTTTTAACttaatctgtgaataaataataaactatttgtgctcgttagatcctccaaaccgaattataGCTCAGCGGTTATGACAATACCACTacagagacatcagagccagcggagcatttaaaagaGTCCTgtcgagatcaggctgctgtcggcgtgctcccgatcgaatgagTTTACCGTGAATAAAAGTATATAGGTGCACTAAAATGTCAGTGTCGGCTGATTTGACCAGGGAGATCAGAGTTTCGGCTGAGTAGACCGCAGTGAGATGTTgtacagtaaaaagtacaataagtaCCTCCGAGATGTAGTATTAAGAGAATTGAGACGCACCCAAAGAGAACCAAACTGCTCGTTGTAACCGGACTTTGGGGTTGAACACGTTAAAaaccagtggtgggccgtcagggccagcaaggccttctctgctggcctaaacatcatcagaatataattgttttttaaaatatattttcgcacaaatatgtattcaattattccgcagagtaagagttatactcttcatttcatagctttcctctttgttgcactgcttccagccccaggttgagatttggaggccagctagcaggcgtagtgcgtgcacgtcttttgattggattaccagtattgagaggcgggtcctatgggcaggtaactGCAGAatctcagaactaggaaactgaatttgataaacaaaTGAATTCGAGTATTAATTCGTTTTTTTGAACCCACactggcggaaggaggagaatataTCGATTtagtcgaggatataattataactccattctcaagacgaacttttcaAGAAAAGTTAGACATTGTAAGGAGAGGTCGCCCGACGCCAACGCTACAAAGCCTGTCACAGGCGGGaaaggggttcgttcgccactttcaaagttccaactacgagcgctaccaatggctcacaggctccgagaagctctgcacactggactactgggaatgcctattatttgcaagtgatggatttggtgtttggagccacactggctttgcaaacttgagttgtctaaccaaggcagcaacgagacaccaaagtacggctggGCACATACAAGCAATGgtgcttttgaaaacttttggggacacccgagtggatctacagatcaacgaacaagcgcgcagggcaacggagctgcacaatgaaaaggggaagaaaaatagagaaatattgaaaagactcattattgtgtcatgtttttgggtaaacaggaactttcatcttcatcatcaaggtgaaactgctttgggtgtgACAATGcggtttagtgaacacactgtattttggggggggacttaaagctcaacgtttgtggaccagaaatggatagaagcacaatattaatataactgttgaactgtactgtattgtattcttcccctgcaattctctgaacaaaaatgtcaatttcaaggtgatgcAATAACTGGTTATACTGCATCTTATATCttgtgcatttattttgaaggtcttttttttgcagcggactGCGGTTTGTTCACGCTCCTTCCTGCTGCGttcagccagaggagaggcgaacccttgcgttgctttactagatgtactcgcgtgagttcactcGCCGGACTGTTTGTCAGGTTTTCTTCACTTGCgctagaagcgccggagagggggcgtggcttattgTGGCATataacagttcgttaccaccgtccaccacggaagaaatacacactctttgttctgttgagaaaGT of the Pseudoliparis swirei isolate HS2019 ecotype Mariana Trench chromosome 11, NWPU_hadal_v1, whole genome shotgun sequence genome contains:
- the LOC130201154 gene encoding gastrula zinc finger protein XlCGF57.1-like isoform X2; protein product: MTPPCQQGRHGPKRSRATQRVREDPEPLEMKEDQEDPVPAHVKEEQKDPELPHIKEEQEDPQPPPVKEEQEDPELPHIKENQEDSEPPHIKEEQEEVWTSQDGDQLQGLEEAGLKFSFTVKREYDEDEAQSTQLHQRQTEQMETEADGENCEGPEPARNSNPDRRPDTDEETGDFSETDTDDSVDWKKTREPQSGLNSLNNDEVHVSDSKCSSSEKTLTCSYCGKRFHLMGDLKRHLRIHTGEKPFSCSECKKSFTRRGHLNNHMLIHTGEKPFSCSQCKEYFTRRDTLKVHMLIHTGEKPFSCLVCDRSFMCKSSLKCHMMSHTGEKPFSCSICDKSFNQKGTMKRHMRLHTGEKPFSCSVCDKTFVLKQQLNIHMLTHTGEKPFSCSVCKKTFVLKQQLNSHMLTHTGEKPFSCSVCKTPFTRKGDLKLHMITHTGEKPFSCSECKTYFTRRGALKIHMMTHRGEKPFSCSQCKMSFTRRGDLKKHMMTHRGEKPFSCSVCKKSFKSNSSLKSHMSTQSHG
- the LOC130201154 gene encoding gastrula zinc finger protein XlCGF57.1-like isoform X1 translates to MSGLSLFVYCGAHDATVPAGETRTQAEPSDAAGQSERSVLNSGVAWGFSEEDPEPLEMKEDQEDPVPAHVKEEQKDPELPHIKEEQEDPQPPPVKEEQEDPELPHIKENQEDSEPPHIKEEQEEVWTSQDGDQLQGLEEAGLKFSFTVKREYDEDEAQSTQLHQRQTEQMETEADGENCEGPEPARNSNPDRRPDTDEETGDFSETDTDDSVDWKKTREPQSGLNSLNNDEVHVSDSKCSSSEKTLTCSYCGKRFHLMGDLKRHLRIHTGEKPFSCSECKKSFTRRGHLNNHMLIHTGEKPFSCSQCKEYFTRRDTLKVHMLIHTGEKPFSCLVCDRSFMCKSSLKCHMMSHTGEKPFSCSICDKSFNQKGTMKRHMRLHTGEKPFSCSVCDKTFVLKQQLNIHMLTHTGEKPFSCSVCKKTFVLKQQLNSHMLTHTGEKPFSCSVCKTPFTRKGDLKLHMITHTGEKPFSCSECKTYFTRRGALKIHMMTHRGEKPFSCSQCKMSFTRRGDLKKHMMTHRGEKPFSCSVCKKSFKSNSSLKSHMSTQSHG
- the LOC130201154 gene encoding gastrula zinc finger protein XlCGF57.1-like isoform X3 gives rise to the protein MKRITQEDPEPLEMKEDQEDPVPAHVKEEQKDPELPHIKEEQEDPQPPPVKEEQEDPELPHIKENQEDSEPPHIKEEQEEVWTSQDGDQLQGLEEAGLKFSFTVKREYDEDEAQSTQLHQRQTEQMETEADGENCEGPEPARNSNPDRRPDTDEETGDFSETDTDDSVDWKKTREPQSGLNSLNNDEVHVSDSKCSSSEKTLTCSYCGKRFHLMGDLKRHLRIHTGEKPFSCSECKKSFTRRGHLNNHMLIHTGEKPFSCSQCKEYFTRRDTLKVHMLIHTGEKPFSCLVCDRSFMCKSSLKCHMMSHTGEKPFSCSICDKSFNQKGTMKRHMRLHTGEKPFSCSVCDKTFVLKQQLNIHMLTHTGEKPFSCSVCKKTFVLKQQLNSHMLTHTGEKPFSCSVCKTPFTRKGDLKLHMITHTGEKPFSCSECKTYFTRRGALKIHMMTHRGEKPFSCSQCKMSFTRRGDLKKHMMTHRGEKPFSCSVCKKSFKSNSSLKSHMSTQSHG